From a region of the Actinomycetota bacterium genome:
- a CDS encoding YciI family protein has protein sequence MAEFMIFMRENDDAWAKMPPERQQELMKGYFAWVDDLRKRDIMRGGNALNNQARLLRLVDGEVVDGPFTETKEVLTGYFVIEADSFEAAVDIAKGCPALFHGETVELRMVGH, from the coding sequence ATGGCTGAGTTCATGATCTTCATGCGCGAAAACGACGACGCTTGGGCGAAGATGCCGCCGGAGCGCCAGCAGGAGCTGATGAAGGGGTACTTCGCGTGGGTGGACGACCTGCGTAAGCGCGACATCATGCGCGGAGGCAACGCGCTGAACAACCAGGCGCGCCTCCTGCGCCTCGTGGACGGCGAGGTCGTGGATGGCCCGTTCACGGAGACCAAGGAGGTGCTCACGGGCTACTTCGTCATAGAGGCGGACTCCTTTGAGGCCGCGGTCGACATCGCCAAGGGGTGCCCCGCCCTGTTCCACGGGGAGACGGTGGAGCTGCGGATGGTGGGCCATTAG